The Flavobacterium marginilacus genome window below encodes:
- a CDS encoding DUF6095 family protein — protein sequence MANKELLAKGVKYLTGALPLMFIGPSVIYNAFMNQHTNWHYLVLGIGIIACIASIYLMFTGLKIIMKGIFND from the coding sequence ATGGCAAATAAAGAACTTTTGGCAAAGGGAGTAAAATACTTAACAGGAGCTTTACCTCTTATGTTCATTGGACCATCCGTAATTTACAATGCATTTATGAATCAGCATACCAATTGGCATTATTTGGTTTTGGGCATTGGAATCATTGCCTGTATCGCATCAATATATTTAATGTTTACAGGGTTGAAAATAATAATGAAAGGCATATTTAACGACTAA
- the murQ gene encoding N-acetylmuramic acid 6-phosphate etherase gives MTFTKTTEQSSKYEHLEKMSVRELITNINKEDQTVPIAVEKALPQIETLVTEIVAKMKLGGRLFYIGAGTSGRLGVVDASECPPTFGVPFDLVVGIIAGGDKAIRRAVENAEDNATQAWIDLQEFNINENDVVIGIAASGTTPYVIGGLQACNEKNISTGSISCNAGSPLSQTAKFPIEVIVGPEFVTGSSRMKAGTAQKLVLNMISTATMIQLGKVKGNKMVDMQLSNNKLVDRGVKMIMEEIPVTYEEGSELLAKYGSVRKAVDFYNGQ, from the coding sequence ATGACTTTCACCAAAACCACCGAGCAATCCTCAAAATACGAACATTTAGAAAAAATGTCCGTTCGAGAATTAATAACCAATATCAACAAAGAAGACCAAACCGTACCTATTGCCGTCGAAAAAGCTTTACCGCAGATAGAAACACTCGTAACCGAAATTGTTGCCAAAATGAAACTGGGCGGACGCTTATTTTACATTGGAGCAGGAACTTCAGGACGTTTGGGTGTTGTTGATGCTTCTGAATGTCCTCCTACTTTTGGAGTACCGTTCGATCTGGTTGTCGGCATCATAGCTGGTGGTGACAAAGCCATCCGCAGAGCCGTAGAAAACGCTGAGGATAACGCAACCCAAGCCTGGATTGACTTACAGGAATTCAATATTAATGAAAATGATGTGGTTATTGGCATCGCCGCGTCGGGAACAACTCCCTATGTTATTGGAGGATTACAAGCCTGCAACGAAAAAAACATCAGCACTGGAAGCATTTCCTGCAACGCTGGGAGCCCGCTTTCGCAAACGGCAAAATTCCCTATCGAAGTTATTGTCGGTCCTGAATTTGTAACAGGAAGCTCCCGAATGAAAGCAGGAACTGCACAAAAATTGGTTCTGAATATGATCTCGACAGCTACGATGATTCAGCTCGGAAAAGTGAAAGGAAACAAAATGGTCGATATGCAATTGAGCAATAACAAACTTGTAGACCGCGGTGTAAAAATGATTATGGAAGAAATTCCGGTAACCTACGAAGAAGGTTCTGAACTGCTTGCAAAATACGGAAGCGTGAGAAAAGCAGTAGATTTTTATAATGGACAGTAA
- a CDS encoding type II toxin-antitoxin system RelE/ParE family toxin: MGKKIIWSNDALTQLEDIHFYIFFESKSIHIADKVVDTIFESTEILKTQPEIFKLDAQKINNDGSFRVYYIYDYSISYRITENSIQILRVRHNARKTKKLPWKT; the protein is encoded by the coding sequence ATGGGGAAGAAAATAATCTGGTCAAATGATGCTTTAACACAACTGGAAGATATTCACTTTTACATTTTTTTCGAAAGTAAATCGATTCATATTGCAGACAAAGTTGTCGACACCATTTTTGAAAGTACTGAAATATTAAAAACTCAGCCTGAAATTTTCAAACTCGATGCACAAAAAATTAATAATGACGGCAGCTTCAGAGTTTACTATATTTATGATTATAGTATCTCTTACCGAATTACTGAGAACTCTATTCAAATTCTCCGTGTCAGACATAATGCACGCAAAACTAAAAAACTCCCATGGAAGACCTGA